Proteins encoded together in one Osmia lignaria lignaria isolate PbOS001 chromosome 4, iyOsmLign1, whole genome shotgun sequence window:
- the LOC117603447 gene encoding odorant receptor 10-like, producing the protein MLNEEFKWVIFVQFGVTTTIVCFNLYLLVTARNITAKFLIAVIYTCTMLTQIFFYCWYGNEVKIKSLEVSQMAFRTDWMFFNKDIKRILLMIMRRSDVSIEFTSAHVVSMNLESFVKLLKTSYSAYNVLSGTE; encoded by the exons ATGCTAAACGAAGAATTTAAATGGGTCATTTTCGTCCAGTTTGGCGTGACTACAACGATCGTCTGCTTCAACCTTTATCTATTAGTAACAGCAAGAAATATAACCGCGAAATTTCTGATAGCTGTAATATACACTTGCACTATGCTAACacaaatattcttttattgtTGGTATGGGAACGAAGTTAAAATAAAG AGCCTCGAGGTATCACAGATGGCATTCAGAACCGACTGGATGTTTTTCaacaaagatattaaaagaattctCTTGATGATTATGAGACGTAGCGATGTTTCCATTGAATTCACTAGTGCTCACGTTGTGTCTATGAATCTTGAATCCTTCGTGAAG TTGCTGAAAACTTCTTACTCGGCGTATAACGTATTAAGTGGCACGGAATAG
- the LOC117603442 gene encoding odorant receptor 10-like, whose amino-acid sequence MINEEFKMVIFVQFGISTLAVCFDLYVLITMKNTNMKMIMDVIYMVALLVQIFFYCWHGNELKLKSVEVSEMIFGSDWTELNKDTKRILSVIMRRATMCIEFTSGHIVTMNLESFINLIKTSYSAYNVLHRGKG is encoded by the exons ATGATAAATGAAGAATTCAAAATGGTTATTTTCGTTCAATTCGGTATAAGTACACTGGCGGTGTGCTTCGATCTTTACGTACtgataacaatgaaaaatacgAACATGAAAATGATAATGGATGTAATATACATGGTTGCTCTACTGGTGCAGATATTCTTTTATTGCTGGCATGGAAACGAGTTGAAATTGAAG AGTGTCGAAGTTTCTGAGATGATATTCGGAAGTGACTGGACGGAATTGAATAAAGATACTAAGAGAATACTCTCGGTGATTATGAGACGTGCCACGATGTGCATTGAATTCACTAGTGGTCATATTGTGACTATGAATTTGGAATCATTCATAAAC CTGATAAAAACCTCTTACTCAGCGTACAACGTGCTTCACAGAGGAAAAGGATAA
- the LOC117603438 gene encoding uncharacterized protein LOC117603438 produces MSVIRSDQRISILRPAFNILKICGCWRPSKCYNRPRQIIYVFYTFFVCTLLYSFCISQFLNVILNVRTADDLSEGLYMFIASILACCKIVTLLINHKSIKILVRKLVKEPCKPEDDHESMIQNKFDKSMGSMTIYYTILVEITVVCMILSSVFTDFKDRKLLYSAWIPFDYTTSNLYYIVYLHQVVALIGTSLLNVACDVIVCGLLVHACSQQEILKYRLKGMIEKSNANMGKIVRFHDYLYGYAAMVQEKFKVIIGVQLVSSTLVVCFIMYKLTNTPMSSKYLQFVLYMACMMSQIFFYCWYGNELKLKSVEMVDAISEMDWILLDKNNKKNLINIIRRALNPIEISSAYMYTIDLDTFVSVSKTTKRYCHLFVFTLINTSMILQIMDLVLIVENQDELSENIFLMLTMLVACHKMYSMLMSRNNIAVFNDILENEPFQPENVEEIEIRGRFNKRAEIQAYIYTVVNELAVIFHSYSGVLKSEKLPYRMWLPYKHLSLTVLIFTYILQALSLIIGSLVHIACDNLIWGMLIHTCSQIEILGYRLKAIKPSESQSAKSSARYHDHVYRMLAKHKNIAVLIDILQKEPFQPENEKEMEIRKEFDKKARWQAFLYLVLTELAVILYSSVAVLKTDDIKLPFRMWLPFDYLPLYLHIIIYFLQTAVLITGSMVNVAYEGLMWGLLIHTYSQLEILECRLRAIKPNDNHSAKAAFTVSTLVVCFTLYVLLMTNDVNVKFAKMIMYACAMLVQIFYFCWYGNEVKLKSNGISDVIFEIDWTQMNNDTKRILLMIMRRATYSIEFTSFHVVTLNLESFVNLLKTSYSAFNVLQSGQG; encoded by the exons atgtcgGTGATACGTTCAG ACCAAAGAATAAGCATTTTACGACCAGCCttcaacatattaaaaatttgtggaTGTTGGAGACCGTCTAAATGTTACAATAGACCTAGACAAATTATCTACGTCTTCTACACATTTTTCGTGTGCACATTACTATACAGCTTTTGCATATCCCAATTTTTGAACGTGATACTTAACGTGAGAACAGCAGATGATCTTAGCGAAGGATTGTACATGTTCATTGCGTCTATCCTTGCTTGTTGCAAGATAGTCACACTTTTGATTAATCATAAGAGTATTAAAATATTGGTCAGAAAACTCGTGAAAGAACCCTGTAAACCTGAAGACGACCATGAATCGATGATTCAGAACAAATTCGACAAAAGCATGGG GTCCATGACAATTTATTACACAATCTTAGTGGAAATCACGGTCGTATGCATGATTTTATCATCGGTGTTCACCGATTTCAAagacagaaaattattatactcAGCATGGATACCATTTGATTATACCACCTCGAATCTCTATTACATAGTATACCTTCATCAAGTTGTCGCTCTAATTGGAACATCGCTTCTCAATGTAGCCTGCGATGTAATCGTTTGTGGATTACTGGTCCATGCATGTAGTCAACAAGAGATTTTGAAATACAGATTAAAAGGAATGATTGAGAAATCGAATGCAAATATGGGAAAAATCGTGCGTTTTCATGACTACTTATATGG atatgcagCTATGGTGCAAGAGAAATTTAAAGTAATCATCGGTGTCCAATTGGTATCCAGTACTCTAGTAGTGTGTTTTATCATGTATAAATTAACAAACACACCAATGAGCTCGAAATACCTGCAATTCGTTCTCTACATGGCTTGCATGATGTCACAGATATTTTTTTACTGCTGGTATGGAAACGAACTCAAATTAAAG AGTGTCGAGATGGTGGATGCAATTTCTGAAATGGATTGGATATTACTCGACAAGAATAATAAGAAGAACttgataaatataataaggAGAGCACTGAATCCAATTGAAATATCCAGCGCATACATGTACACGATTGATTTGGACACCTTCGTGAGCGTTAGTAAAACAACTAAAAGATACTgtcatt TGTTTGTATTCACGCTTATTAACACATCCATGATCCTTCAAATCATGGACCTGGTGTTAATCGTGGAAAATCAAGATGAATTAAGTGAAAATATCTTCCTGATGCTAACGATGTTGGTAGCTTGTCATAAAATGTACAGCATGCTAATGAGCCGTAACAACATCGCTGTATTCAACGATATTTTGGAAAATGAACCTTTTCAACCGGAAAATGTGGAAGAAATAGAGATTCGAGGGAGATTCAACAAGAGGGCTGA AATACAAGCATATATTTACACGGTTGTAAACGAACTGGCAGTGATATTCCATTCGTACAGCGGTGTGTTAAAGTCAGAAAAATTACCATACAGAATGTGGTTACCTTACAAACACCTCTCGTTAACGGTGCTCATTTTTACTTACATTCTGCAAGCTCTATCTTTGATAATCGGATCTTTGGTACACATCGCCTGTGATAATTTGATCTGGGGCATGCTGATTCATACTTGCAGTCAAATTGAGATTCTTGGGTACCGTCTGAAGGCGATTAAACCGAGCGAGAGTCAGTCTGCGAAGTCATCTGCGCGTTATCATGATCACGTGTATCG CATGTTAGCGAAACATAAGAACATCGCTGTTTTAATTGATATCCTGCAGAAGGAGCCTTTTCAACCggaaaatgagaaagaaatgGAGATTCGAAAGGAATTCGATAAGAAAGCTCG CTGGCAAGCGTTTCTTTATTTAGTTCTAACTGAATTGGCAGTGATACTTTACTCAAGCGTAGCAGTTTTGAAAACTGATGACATAAAGCTTCCCTTCAGAATGTGGTTACCTTTCGATTACCTTCCACTCTATTTGCacatcattatttattttctgcAAACTGCAGTTTTAATCACTGGATCTATGGTGAACGTTGCTTATGAAGGATTGATGTGGGGTCTTTTAATTCACACTTATTCTCAGCTGGAGATACTTGAGTGTCGTCTGAGAGCGATCAAACCTAACGATAATCACTCTGCGAAAGCGGCA TTTACCGTAAGCACGTTAGTGGTGTGTTTCACCCTTTACGTGTTGTTGATGACAAATGATGTGAATGTAAAATTTGCGAAAATGATAATGTACGCGTGTGCTATGCTCGTGCAAATATTCTACTTCTGTTGGTACGGaaatgaagtgaaattaaag AGCAATGGAATTTCTGATGTGATATTCGAAATtgactggacacaaatgaacaATGACACTAAAAGAATCCTCTTGATGATTATGAGACGTGCCACATACTCCATTGAATTCACTAGTTTTCATGTTGTGACTCTGAATTTGGAATCATTCGTAAAC TTACTTAAAACTTCTTACTCGGCGTTTAATGTGCTTCAAAGTGGCCAAGGATAA
- the LOC143305270 gene encoding odorant receptor 10-like, whose amino-acid sequence MIADAAFESTLMSLDNNTRKMFLMIMIRALEPIQFTSIHIISMNLESFITLLKTSYSAYTVLQQTN is encoded by the exons ATGATCGCGGACGCAGCATTTGAAAGCACACTAATGTCATTGGATAACAACACGAGAAAGATGTTTCTGATGATTATGATACGAGCTCTGGAGCCCATTCAATTCACCAGCATTCACATCATCTCCATGAACCTTGAATCCTTCATAACG TTACTTAAAACATCCTACTCGGCCTACACCGTGCTTCAACAGACTAATTAA
- the Tm2 gene encoding tropomyosin 2 → MDAIKKKMQAMKLEKDNAMDKADACEGQAKEANMRADKVLEEVSELQKKLTQVEGDLVANKQALEQANKDLEEKEKALTNAESEVAALNRKVQLIEEDLERSEERLNTATAKLAEASQAADESSRMCKVLENRAQQDEERMDQLTNQLKEARLLAEDADGKSDEVSRKLAFVEDELEVAEDRVKSGEAKIMELEEELKVVGNSLKSLEVSEEKANQRVEEFKRQLKTLTVKLKEAEARAEFAEKTVKKLQKEVDRLEDELGINKDRYKSLADEMDSTFAELAGY, encoded by the exons ATGGACGCGATCAAGAAGAAGATGCAAGCGATGAAGCTTGAGAAGGACAATGCGATGGACAAGGCGGATGCCTGCGAGGGACAGGCAAAGGAGGCGAATATGCGCGCGGACAAGGTCCTCGAGGAGGTCAGCGAATTGCAGAAGAAGCTGACTCAAGTGGAGGGCGACCTTGTGGCCAACAAACAAGCATTGGAGCAAGCTAACAAGGAcctcgaagagaaagaaaaagctcTGACCAAC GCTGAATCCGAGGTCGCCGCATTGAATCGCAAGGTACAGCTGATCGAAGAGGACTTGGAAAGATCCGAGGAACGATTGAACACCGCTACCGCTAAATTGGCTGAAGCTTCTCAAGCTGCTGACGAATCCAGCCG TATGTGCAAAGTATTGGAAAACCGTGCACAGCAGGATGAGGAGAGGATGGATCAGCTGACGAACCAGCTGAAAGAAGCGCGTCTCCTTGCTGAAGACGCTGATGGAAAATCTGATGAAGTATCACGGAAACTGGCCTTCGTTGAAGACGAGTTGGAAGTAGCTGAGGATCGTGTCAAATCCGGTGAAGC CAAGATCATGGAGTTGGAGGAAGAATTGAAGGTCGTCGGTAACAGCTTGAAATCATTGGAAGTTTCCGAAGAGAAA GCTAATCAACGAGTGGAAGAATTCAAGCGTCAGCTCAAAACGTTGACGGTGAAACTAAAGGAGGCCGAAGCTCGCGCTGAATTCGCTGAGAAAACAGTCAAGAAATTGCAGAAGGAGGTCGACAGGCTCGAAG
- the LOC117603481 gene encoding uncharacterized protein LOC117603481: MQMLRWTFQLLMMSGCWRPPSWTSPIKKLLYNTYTVFVFTLLNISTILQIMDLLLNVENQDELSEGIYMMLTILVACHKMYSMLMSRKNIAVLNGILENEPFEPENVEEIEIRRRFNKRAQRQAYIYTAVIELAVIFHSCSGALKPEGQKMPYRMWLPYKHLSLTMLIFTNIQQALSLITGALVHIACDNLIWGMLIHTCSQIEILGYRLNAIKPDEIQSAKSSARYHDRVYRNNIILFKDGSQRTIFQVLAVCGCWQSPPSAPPYKKFFYTVYTVILFTLLNVITFLQCLDLILVVENQDEFSDNVYLTLTMIVSCHKMYSMLAKHKNIAVLIDILMKEPFQPENEKEMEIRKEFDKRARWQAFLYLAVTQTTVICFSSAGVLKTDAMKLPYRMWLPYDYLPLYLHIIIYFLQVVTLVAGAVVHNACDALIWGLFIHTCSQLEILGARLKAIKQGNNQSAKASARYHNQVYRLVRIKIIQNRTCNYYIEILQILVENQDELSDNIYLLLTTGIGCQKMYGMLSSHKNIVALSNILEEEPFKPENEEEMEIRKRWDKRAHGILKTDDIKLPFRMWLPCDYLPLYLHIILYILQVAVLITGSLVHIACDTLIWGFLIHTYSQLEILGCRLRAIKPGDNHSAKAAVRFHNRVYRFARMINEEFKMIIFVQFTVSTLVVCFTLYILVITKEVNATFVKIIVYACSMLVQIFFFCWYGNEVKLKSLEIPNVIFGSDWTQLNKDTKRILSVIMRRATKSIEFTSGHVVTMNLESFVSLLKTSYSAYNVLQSGQG, from the exons ATGCAAATGTTGAGGTGGACATTTCAACTTCTTATGATGAGTGGTTGTTGGCGACCTCCCTCTTGGACATCACCTATCAAAAAACTCCTTTACAATACCTACACAGTGTTTGTGTTCACACTACTGAACATATCCACGATCCTTCAAATCATGGACCTGCTGTTAAACGTCGAAAATCAAGATGAATTAAGCGAAGGTATCTACATGATGCTGACTATATTGGTAGCTTGTCATAAAATGTATAGCATGCTAATGAGCCGTAAGAACATCGCTGTATTGAACGGTATTTTGGAAAATGAACCATTTGAACCGGAAAATGTGGAAGAAATTGAGATTCGAAGAAGATTCAACAAGAGGGCTCA AAGACAAGCATATATTTACACGGCTGTAATCGAGCTGGCAGTGATATTCCATTCGTGTAGCGGTGCTTTAAAGCCTGAAGGGCAAAAAATGCCATACCGAATGTGGTTACCTTACAAACACCTCTCGTTAACGATGCTCATTTTTACTAACATTCAACAAGCTCTATCTTTGATCACCGGAGCTTTGGTACACATCGCCTGTGATAATTTGATCTGGGGCATGCTGATTCACACTTGCAGTCAAATTGAGATTCTTGGATACCGTCTGAATGCGATCAAACCGGACGAGATTCAGTCTGCGAAGTCATCTGCGCGTTATCATGATCGCGTTTATCG GAACaacattattttgtttaaagACGGTagccaaagg ACGATATTTCAGGTACTAGCAGTGTGCGGTTGTTGGCAATCACCCCCTTCGGCACCACCCTACAAAAAATTCTTCTACACAGTCTATACTGTGATTCTATTTACATTGTTAAACGTTATAACATTTTTACAATGCCTGGACTTGATACTGGTCGTGGAAAACCAAGACGAATTCAGCGATAACGTTTATCTAACGTTGACGATGATAGTTTCATGTCACAAAATGTACAGCATGTTAGCGAAACATAAGAACATCGCTGTTTTAATTGATATCCTGATGAAGGAGCCTTTTCAACCggaaaatgagaaagaaatgGAGATTCGAAAGGAATTTGATAAGAGAGCCCG CTGGCAAGCGTTTCTTTATTTAGCTGTAACTCAAACGACAGTGATATGTTTCTCAAGCGCAGGGGTTTTGAAAACTGATGCCATGAAATTGCCCTACAGAATGTGGCTACCTTACGATTACCTTCCACTTTACCTGCACATCATCATTTATTTTCTACAAGTTGTAACTTTAGTCGCTGGAGCAGTAGTGCATAATGCCTGTGACGCTTTAATATGGGGTCTGTTCATTCACACTTGTTCTCAGCTTGAGATACTTGGAGCTCGTCTGAAAGCTATCAAGCAAGGAAATAATCAGTCCGCAAAAGCGTCTGCTCGTTACCATAATCAAGTCTATCGGTTagttcgaataaaaataattcagaaTCGAACATGTAACTATTACATCGAAATATTGCAGATTC TCGTGGAAAATCAGGATGAATTAAGTGATAACATTTATCTATTACTGACGACGGGGATCGGGTGTCAAAAAATGTACGGTATGTTATCGAGTCATAAGAACATTGTTGCTTTGTCTAATATCTTAGAGGAGGAGCCTTTTAAACCGGAAAACGAGGAAGAGATGGAGATCCGGAAGAGATGGGACAAAAGAGCTCA TGGCATTTTGAAAACTGATGACATAAAGCTGCCCTTCAGAATGTGGCTACCTTGCGATTACCTTCCACTCTATCTGCACATCATTCTTTACATTCTGCAAGTTGCAGTTTTAATCACTGGATCTTTGGTACACATTGCCTGTGACACTTTGATCTGGGGTTTTTTAATTCACACTTATTCTCAGCTGGAGATACTCGGGTGTCGTCTGAGAGCGATCAAACCCGGGGATAATCATTCTGCGAAAGCGGCTGTTCGTTTCCATAATCGCGTGTATCG ATTCGCCAGGATGATAAATGAAGAATTTAAGATGATTATTTTTGTTCAGTTCACCGTAAGTACGTTGGTGGTGTGCTTCACCCTTTACATACTGGTAATAACGAAAGAGGTAAATGCGacatttgttaaaataatagtGTACGCGTGTTCTATGCTGGTGCAGATATTCTTCTTTTGTTGGTATGGGAACGAAGTGAAACTGAAG AGCCTCGAAATTCCTAATGTGATATTCGGAAGTGACTGGACGCAACTGAACAAGGATACTAAAAGGATTCTGTCGGTGATTATGAGGCGTGCTACCAAGTCCATTGAATTCACTAGTGGTCATGTTGTGACTATGAATTTGGAGTCATTTGTAAGC TTGCTTAAAACTTCCTACTCGGCGTATAATGTGCTTCAAAGTGGCCAGGGTTAG
- the LOC117603439 gene encoding odorant receptor 10 produces the protein MINKEFKMIVFVQFTVSTLVVCFTLYVLLMTNDVNVKFAKMIMYACSMLVQIFFFCWYGNEVKLKSIGISDVIFEIDWTQMNNDTKRILLIIMRRARYSIEFTSFHVVTLNLESFVNLLKTSYSAYNMLQSGQG, from the exons atgataaataaagaatttaAGATGATTGTTTTTGTTCAGTTTACCGTAAGCACGTTAGTGGTGTGTTTCACCCTTTACGTGCTGTTGATGACAAATGATGTGAATGTAAAATTTGCGAAAATGATAATGTACGCGTGTTCTATGCTCGTGCAAATATTCTTCTTCTGTTGGTACGGaaatgaagtgaaattaaag AGCATTGGAATTTCTGATGTGATATTCGAAATtgactggacacaaatgaacaATGACACTAAAAGAATCCTCTTGATTATAATGAGACGTGCCAGATACTCCATTGAATTCACTAGTTTTCATGTTGTGACTCTGAATTTGGAATCATTCGTAAAC TTACTTAAAACTTCTTACTCGGCGTATAATATGCTTCAAAGTGGCCAAGGATAA
- the LOC117603483 gene encoding uncharacterized protein LOC117603483: protein MEVLQSILQLLILSGCWRPPSWTSPFKKFLYVIYTMFLFLLLYSATFLEFLDLILNVENQDELSDNIHVLLSMLGACYKMYSMLTHHKNIAILTNILEKKPFQPENEEEIQIRKSCDKTAQQQAILYIIMVELTVIFNSGGGLLKDGEKLPYRMWLPYNYLPPALHIFIFLQQVASFVAASIMHISCDCLIWGLLIHSCGQLEILGSRLKAIKQDDNLSAKKSARYHNHVYELIIIKILSSRKTTQLLDLMFGVESQDEFSENLYITLVFFCDSCKTVALLRRCENIVDLIETVKKEPFAAMNAEEEEIQAKFMEQVEWNSIIYTLIIEIFTLGMWIVSFLTDFPHGRLKYRAWIPYDYSSPWIFAITYVHQVVATIFATNLIVACDSMFSGLLVNIYCQIEVLEYRLKNVGKYPYYSVKLCARHHQSIYEFATAINKEFTAILSIQFMVNTISLCFNHYRLSQLEFGSKFVETAAYTFCLLTQIFYYCWYGNEVKLKVHLHDTIKRYMSVLCLNLYQMMNSEKLSMCMESVLYSICVFSQIFYYCFYGNVVKEKSTDFPDIIFGSDWPSWNDSSKKVLLMVIRRSRVPVEFTSMHVVSLNLKSFMSLLKTSYSAFNLMQTFYGCVDSAISKDLKSLAQKSSVGLSVLRVCIQVPIIFYQRENIISLLNILQKESCTPKDDQEVSIQRKYDKLARKLTIYCELLNQSAVFLTSVMQYHKLIRTRTFPTFDWLPYSVTSMEVYMISLLYQTFSLIVCATTSVAIETMFAGLMIQARVQFEIFCHRAQNVPIVLMEVEKNNTSKRNFRKKWHEVRRNLVKYHQEIINFVHNINITFQYIVLIQFLVSSTVLCLSIYQMSTLDLFSMDMVFSYSYLGSMLMEVYLYCWFGNEMTLKSNEVGDAIYQMDWTILPADILKDFLLIMTRSMKPVKISCGHIFILSVESFMSIIKLSYSSYNLMTNTEDTEETTTGFTNNHQ, encoded by the exons ATGGAAGTATTGCAGTCGATACTTCAGCTTTTAATACTGTCGGGTTGCTGGCGACCTCCTTCCTGGACTTCGCCTTTCAAAAAATTCCTGTATGTTATTTATACTATGTTTTTGTTTCTACTTCTGTACTCTGCGACTTTCCTCGAATTTCTGGACTTGATATTAAACGTGGAAAACCAGGACGAATTGAGTGATAATATCCATGTACTGTTGTCGATGTTGGGCGCATGTTATAAGATGTACAGTATGCTAACGCACCATAAAAATATTGCTATTTTGACTAATATCTTAGAGAAGAAGCCTTTTCAGCCGGAAAACGAAGAAGAGATTCAGATTCGAAAGTCATGCGATAAGACAGCTCA ACAACAAGCAATCCTTTACATAATTATGGTCGAATTGACAGTGATATTCAATTCGGGCGGTGGGCTTTTAAAAGATGGTGAAAAGTTGCCCTATAGAATGTGGTTACCTTACAATTATCTTCCTCCGGCTCTGCACATCTTCATTTTCCTGCAACAAGTTGCATCTTTCGTCGCCGCATCAATAATGCATATCAGCTGTGATTGTTTGATCTGGGGCCTATTGATTCACTCCTGCGGTCAGCTCGAAATACTTGGTTCCCGTCTGAAAGCAATCAAGCAAGACGACAATCTGTCTGCGAAAAAGTCTGCTCGTTATCATAATCACGTGTATGA gctaattataattaagattCTGTCGTCGAGAA AGACTACTCAACTGTTAGATCTTATGTTCGGCGTCGAAAGTCAAGACGAGTTCAGCGAAAACTTATACATAACGTTGGTGTTCTTTTGCGATTCTTGTAAAACAGTCGCACTGCTGCGTCGTTGTGAAAATATTGTGGATttgatcgaaactgttaagaaAGAGCCATTCGCGGCGATGAACGCGGAGGAGGAGGAAATACAAGCGAAATTCATGGAACAAGTCGA ATGGAACTCAATAATCTACACATTGATAATAGAGATCTTTACACTTGGAATGTGGATTGTTTCCTTTCTTACCGATTTTCCACACGGGAGGCTGAAGTATCGTGCATGGATCCCATACGATTATTCATCCCCATGGATATTCGCTATTACTTACGTTCATCAAGTCGTTGCCACGATATTCGCAACGAACTTGATCGTCGCTTGTGATTCTATGTTTAGCGGGCTGCTGGTTAACATTTATTGCCAGATCGAGGTGCTCGAATACCGTCTGAAAAATGTCGGAAAATATCCATATTATTCAGTGAAATTGTGCGCTCGCCATCATCAGAGTATATACGA ATTTGCCACGGCAATAAACAAAGAGTTCACGGCCATCCTTTCTATCCAGTTCATGGTGAATACAATATCTCTTTGCTTCAATCATTACCGATTGTCGCAATTAGAATTCGGCTCGAAATTCGTCGAAACCGCGGCGTACACCTTCTGTCTGCTCACCCAGATATTTTATTACTGTTGGTACGGCAATGAAGTGAAACTGAAGGTTCATTTACATGATACGATtaagagata CATGTCAGTGCTGTGTCTAAATCTCTACCAAATGATGAATTCAGAGAAATTATCAATGTGCATGGAATCAGTGCTCTACTCGATATGCGTGTTCTCGcagatattttattattgtttctaCGGGAATGTAGTCAAAGAAAAG AGTACCGACTTTCCTGATATAATATTTGGCAGCGATTGGCCGTCGTGGAACGATAGCTCTAAGAAGGTTTTACTGATGGTCATCAGGCGTTCAAGAGTACCCGTCGAATTTACCAGCATGCACGTGGTATCTCTGAATCTGAAATCTTTTATGTCG CTATTGAAAACCTCTTACTCTGCGTTCAACCTGATGCAAA CATTCTACGGGTGTGTAGATTCAGCGATCAGCAAGGATCTAAAATCTCTGGCTCAGAAATCATCTGTGGGTCTCTCGGTGTTACGTGTCTGTATTCAAGTGCCCATTATATTCTACCAACGTGAGAACATCATATCCTTGCTGAATATTTTGCAGAAGGAAAGTTGCACTCCAAAGGACGATCAGGAGGTTTCCATACAACGAAAATACGACAAACTTGCGAG aAAATTGACAATATACTGTGAGCTCCTGAACCAATCAGCCGTGTTCCTTACATCCGTGATGCAATATCACAAACTTATAAGGACAAGAACGTTCCCTACGTTCGACTGGCTACCTTACAGTGTAACTTCGATGGAAGTGTACATGATATCTCTGCTGTATCAAACGTTTAGCTTAATCGTTTGCGCTACTACAAGCGTAGCCATCGAAACCATGTTCGCTGGACTGATGATACAAGCCAGAGTTCAGTTCGAGATATTTTGTCATCGAGCTCAAAATGTGCCAATCGTATTGATGGAAGTCGAGAAAAATAATACCTCGAAGAGGAATTTTAGAAAAAAGTGGCACGAAGTACGCAGAAATTTGGTCAAATATCATCAAGAAATAATCAA CTTCGTACACAACATCAACATCACCTTTCAGTACATAGTCTTGATTCAATTTCTCGTCAGTTCAACAGTACTGTGTCTAAGTATTTACCAGATGTCCACGTTGGATTTATTCAGCATGGACATGGTCTTCAGCTACTCGTATCTGGGCAGCATGCTCATGGAGGTGTATTTATACTGCTGGTTCGGAAACGAGATGACGTTGAAG AGCAACGAAGTAGGCGACGCAATTTACCAAATGGACTGGACGATTTTACCAGCTGATATATTAAAAGATTTCTTGTTGATTATGACAAGATCCATGAAACCCGTAAAAATATCATGCGGtcacattttcattttatccGTGGAATCTTTCATGTCT ATCATCAAGCTTTCGTATTCATCGTATAATCTGATGACAAACACTGAGGATACTGAAGAAACAACAACAGGCTTTACGAATAATCATCAGTAG